The Hypanus sabinus isolate sHypSab1 chromosome 2, sHypSab1.hap1, whole genome shotgun sequence DNA segment GATTCAGCATAAGTTCTTTACCCGGACGACCTGATCCGTTGTAATATCCAACTGTTTGAACTTCAAGGCTACCGTTTGCATTAATTTTCCAGTTTACAATGTCATAAGCGGCTGTTGGATTGCCTTTCTCATCAAAATGCACCTTCTCTCCAACTTTTGTTGTGAAGTAAATTGACTTCATGTAATGGAGGAGCTAAAAATAGAATTCAAAAGATTGCGTTATGGTCCCTGCATATAAGAAGAGATTTTGTCTTCAAGATTTTATTGCTATATTTGCCTATGACGTTTCCCTCAATGtaactatccaaatgtctctcatTTACACCTAGCTggaccacttcttctggcagcatattccagatATCGCTAACTTCTTTGTAAAGAAATTTCCTCTTCCCGTCTCTTTTCAGATCTCTCCCTGCTTAGCTGTATCTGTGCCATCTAATTTTATATTCCGTACAGCTTGGGAAAACACTAATGCAGCCCACTTTGTCTATACCTTTCATGATTTCGTAGAGCTCGGTGAATTCACTCTTCATTTTCCAACACTAAAAGGTATGCAGATCCAAACCTTCCCTGTTACTCATGCTCACTGTCTACTTGCGCGCCACTATCAGCTAAATGTCAATTTTATATTAAGGAATAACTTTCCGACCGGCAGGCTCTGCCATTTACTGGACAGGTAATACCCTGGTCTGAATATCAAAATTGCAATAGCCACATTGAAAGGTGCCCACATTATAAATGATGAAGTACAATTCCGTACCTGCCACGGTTTAAAAGTTGAAAGACGTGCACAAGTTTTGTTCGGGAATGGCCCTTTGCCACTTTCACATGAAAGCATGTCGTGAAGCGCATGAGCAAACGCGTAGACTGCTTTATATACAATGTAAGAGTTCCCGTCCATGGTCAAGTCAGTATAGGAATTGTTGATTTGAAGAAGACTCTCATTTCCACTACACTTTGGGAGCCGGCCATTTGAACCGATTTCATTCGTCCCGTTATCGAAACTAGGAGTACACCCGAAGGTGGTCTCCCAGAACTCCACCAATAATGGATTACCGGGAAATCGGGAAGGATGGATTGTGAGCAGGAAGTCCTGCACCCCTGGAATTTCCTGCGCACGCACAGCAGTTCCGATTGCCCCGGTAAGGAAGCTGCGACCACTATCCACAACGACGAAGTCTGCTGTAATCCATGCCTCACTGCCCACCCACTGCACGCCGCTGAGGTTTTGCCGCAGAACCTCTGCAAATAAAATGCGCATTTCGCCAGGTCCGGCAAAGGCCACCACGACCTTTGTGGTCGCCTCCTTCATCACTTGCACTACCCTGGTTATCTTCTCCGGAGAGTCCGTTCTGTGAAATGATTCGGAGAAGGCAATGCAAAGCCCAAATTCTTCAGCAGCTTTGACAAAAGCTCTCATTCCCGAGTTGCCATAGTCATCGTTGCTGCTAACGGTTCCAATCCAAGTCCATCCAAATTTCTGAATGAGATGCACAAGTGCCTTGGACTGATGCTCGTCACTTGGAATAGTTCGCTGAAACGTTGGATATTCGTTCTTATCGTTGAGACATGCACACGTAGAAAAGTAGCTGACCTGCATTCAATCAGAATGTTGGGGTGTTGTTTAATGTGCGAGTGTGACTACGAAATACTTGACAATAAATTGGAGGAAGAACGTTCAAACACTAGAAGGTATCAGTGATAAACCTAATTCACTGTTACTGTTAATTAAAAACAAGTTAGTTCCGTTTACGTCACAGTGACCACTGTAAGTTTAAACCAGATCTTACCAGTGGTATTCTGAAAGAGCCAGTTGTTCTTGCCACGGCGATGGACACCGAGGACTCAGCGCCACCAACGATTCCGGAGATTCTGAGAGGCCCCTCACACACTTTATCGACGTATGTTTCCTCCTGCCCATTCACCAGAGCCAGAGCAACCTTTGTCGCAATCTTGGGGGAACCGCAGTCATCGTAAATCCTgtaacccagtgtgatgttcgGAAGAAGACTCTCGTCTCTGTTTATTTCCTCAATTGTAAAAATCATGGTCTGTAAGAAGCGGAATCCCCTTAAATCAAAACTGAAAATCACCACAGGTTGGAtttggaactggaattggtttactaTATACCAAAATGGAATCAGAGTGATCTTTTCATTTCAATAAAGGTTTTAAACTCTCGTCTATCAATAAATAAAACCGATTAATTAAAACCCACTAGTGTGTTGTAGATCATTTCTGGAAAGATTTCCATGCCGTGTTTTAATAATGCAAAACGAGCCAGGCCCCCGATTAACTATTGTATACAAATGCAAGCACGCCAGTCATAATGAATCGGGATGGCAAACAAGAGGTTTTATTTTGCTCCTTTTATTTGGAATGTTAGACCTTGCACTACCCGTTGTCAATACAGTAGCTCAGAGGGTAATTGTGCCTTTATCCCACCCGCTCACACTCATTTTTTGTTTCATCTGAATCTGAGATAGAGCGAAGTTACCGTCTGAGTCTCCGACTTTTGATACAACAGAAGTTAACGTATCAGTGAACCTGTCGGTGTTCATTTGAGGTCAGGTAAATGTCAGAATAGTAAGTCTATCCCTTGaagactttatttatttagatgtTTTGAATTGCTAAATTATTATTGATACACTGCTACATCTGCAGATAATGGTGCCCTTTATTTTTGACTTAATTGACAATATTCAGGTTTCGTCATGTGAACACCTCGTTCAATAACGCAATCGCCAAAGCATCTTAATCTATAATTACCGGCTAAgtaattaggtacacctgcacagcGGCTCGATAATGCCTATCACCTGGCAGCGATTCAAcgcataaaagaatgcagacattGTCAAGTGGTTTAGTTGTGTTCAAGCCAAATAtcaaaatggggaaaaatgtcaactaagtgactttgacagtgtgATCTCCCATTTCATGCAAAAAAAACACTGGATAGTTTACTGTGAACTGTGCgatgaacaaaaaaaaatatcTTGTGCGCGGCAGTCCTGTAGGCAAAAGCACGTTGCTGATGAGAGAagatagaggagaatggccagatttgtacaagttgacaggaaggcgagggtaactcagataaccaatCGTTACGACAGTGCTGTGCAGATGCGTATCTATGAACTCACAACACTTCAAACCTGAAACCTGGGCCACGGCAGCAGAAGACCTCAGTGTCCATTTTAATCGTTCCAGATTGTACGTAATAGTGTGGCCACTGAATAGATTGGTAACATCACTAACATTAAAGGACATGTATTTTCTTATCTCCGCCGATAGCTCGCAAAGTAAGACGCATGGTACGGATTTCCCCATGTGCATTTACCTCGGAGATCAGTGAACAAAGAATAAAACTTCTCTGTAAAATTTCATCGTGAGTTTCTTCAGCAAAGAATAATACAGTGCGGTTAATCAAAGCCACAACCGGACATGTAATTAACTAACCTTTTACATATAGTTTCTTCTGCTCTTTTGGTGAATATATTTATCGGCTGGAGACTGTTTAAGTGCACAGTAAATATTCCCCCAAGTACAACGTCACCATCCTTAGAAATGTTGGCAAGTTGGATTCTTTCCCGAAGCCTGCAGTTTAACGTATCTGAATCCAGTGGAAGAGCCGACCCCACGAGTACTCCGAAAACAAAGTGAAACATTGCAGTCATGAAGATGGCAACAATTCACTCTGGTCTTTTGGTGTACTAATGCCGATTCCAAACACGAATCCGACTTTAAATACGGAAGAGGATATTCTCAAAGGGAAACTGCACCTGCCAGGAAAAAAAACGAACATCGCTAGTGAATACAGCTGTTTTGTGACACTGAGATACATCGTATGTGAGAGTTGCCAAGTGATCATTTAAGCTGGAAGGCAAATGCCGTCCTTGATGATAATTAAATGGAGTAAAAAATAACACATAACAAGAATTTAGCCTCACAACAATAGTGTTTTAAGAACATTGATTCGAACAACTCAAAAGAGTCTCTGTGTTGTTTCAACCTCAAAGGTCaatgtcaaagtaaaatttattatcaaactacttaTATATTACCTATATAGCACCTCCAGATTACTGTTCTGCACGCACTAGAATCAGTACAATACAACTTATGAAAACCTACACATGAACAAATACCGACACACTATCAATttgcaaaagaagaaaatttgtgcaaataaaaacataAGTTGTTTTTGAGTTCCGTAGATTAGGAACACGCTGAAGTGGCCTGAGAGGCCGTCTCGAATTCGAAAGCCTAAGATATCGAGgatctggagacgggcggatcgagggtcggtgtcacggcaaAAGACTTACGTGTCGTCGAGGAGGCCGGAAGGTCTTTCGCTGTGAGCCCGAAGACCCGAACTCTTTGCGATGTTCGGGCACAAAGCTACTGAAAAAAATGAAGAAACGGACtctttaacatcataaaccagagGGTTGTTGTTCTCTCtcccgctcgctgtgaaaatgggggacatctCCCTCTTCCTTAATAGGGAGAGAGATAAGATGTGGTTTATCCAATATCGGGTGAAATGCGATAgtgtttggggtaactgcaaagtGAGTGTCTTTGCTATCGCCTAGCTCATGCTTGTGCTCTGTCGCGGGTGCGTTTTTTTGCTGGGGGGTGGATTGCTGTTCGCTGCCGCTTACGTCCGACTGGGGCAGCTGAGAGtgaggactttggggttctcacgtttaattgttattcattctttggggtacttctCTGTTTtagtggatgtttgcgaagaaaaataattcaaaatgtaTATTTCTTCCTGGGTCTGGTCAAGTGGTATGGCATGTACACATGCCAATTCGCCACTCTGTCCGCACCTCCAGTTAATCTTACTGGAAAAATGGTAAGCAACCCTGTGACGTAAACAATCGGATGTGAAAACGCATTTCAAGGCCTTTTACCCACATTTGTTCTTTACCTGTTCTTCTGAAGCAAAATTTTTACAAACGGCTCGTTGCGTTAGGAGCAGGCACTATAGCATTTGTAGCAGAAGAAGAAACTGGAGGATAGCGGCATGTCCTTTCCCTGAGCCAAAATCTCTTTCCAACGGAAATTAGGTATTCCATCTTTGAAAGGGAGTGTCTGGCCATTAGGTCGGCCGTTGACAGCTTCCGGTGCTATTTACTTGGCAGGCAATTTGACCTTtacacagatcacagagcgtTGACAtggagacagacaatgaatgacCGTCATTCCAGAGCGACGAAGTGGTACCTAGGGCTCCAAGCCTTCAGATTCCGTGTCCAGCATAAagcaggcaaatgaaatgttacgACAGACCACCTGTGTCGACTGTTGAGCATTGTCGCCGCAGGAGAGAGAGTGGTAAGTTGACGGGGAGCACGGCAACCGCTTTCACACGACCATTCACTCATcaaaaaaaattgcattggcattcAGTCGTCTTTGTGGTGTGTATAAGCACTTTATTGTCTTCCCCGGCATGTTCCGCATATGTCATGTGTATGCTGCATGTAATGTCGAATCACCTATTTATTTTGTAAAGTGATTATAACTATATTGTAGGGTGCATCATATTCCAATGTGTAGTCTTAAGTAAACCGCTGGTAATTAACGATGGCATGCCCTTGAGCCTAAAAAGATGAGTTCTTCCCTCTCGGTATGAGAGAGGTAGGGGCTGTCAGGATTTCATATTAGGCAAGAATAAGTACGGGgctattattttgttttctgttaCATATAATTTCGTAAAtattgttttgttgttttttttttctttacacgGTTTTCACTATTCTTGTAAGATTGATTTTCGACGCACCTAATAAAGACCGTTATATTAAAGTGCTAAGCGATTACAGCCATTTTATCTTTTGTTATTACCCCCGATTTTAACAGTCTCcaactccataagaccataataccataCGATGGAAGCAGAGGTAGGCCATTCTCCCCATTGAATcctctcctccattcaatcaagggctgatccaattcttccagtcattccgaCTCCCCTGTCTTCACCccttaccctttgatgccctggctaatcaataacctatctatctctgccttaaatacacccagtgacttggccaccacagccgctcgtggcagcAAAACAGGATGACCAGGTGAAATCAGAGTTATAGGTTTTGAGCCAGGTGTAACACGAGATGAGAGGAATGTTAGATGAGTGGTTCACAAGCAAATGGATGGCCTCGCAGTGGTCAGCACGATCATATGTGCAGAATGTGTGCACGCTCTGACCATTCTAGACCTGCAAGAGACACCCGTCAATGGTGGTGATGCAGAGGACCGTATAAGGTGGCTCAGTAGGGAGGCCAAGGTGTGCACAGAGAGAACAGTCCAGTAAGTTGCCTGCTTAGCCTACTGTCCGTGGAGAGGCTTCGACGTATGGagaagatgattttttttttgctttgttctGATTTTCCTTTAAGTCCTTGTCCGTGATATATCTTGGTGAAAACAAAGATCGGCTAACTAAGCCAGTTGTTTAATAAACGACGTGACTGGGAAAACTACAGAGGAATCTAGCTAAGAAATATATTATGATCTATTGTTGAATGTGATAGCATGAGATATTTGCACTGTACATATCAGACCAAATTAGTCgactgaaagagaaaaaaatgttcTGAATCCTGCAAATGGTTTTGTAAATCCACGTGCTAGTGAGACCAGAAAAAGAAAGATAATGAGGTGACTAAGGGTATGTAACAGGAGGGTGGGATGCAGAATCGTGGTCTATTGGGTTTCTTTCCACGAACATATGGATCTTGACaggtggtttgcacctgaactgttgggatttatttttatttcaggatGGTTTTCTAGTAAAACTAATAGGGTTAAATGATAACTGCAGGGGATGGGAATAGATAGTGGAGTAATTaaccatacaaccatataacaattacagcacggaaacaggctatctcggcccttctattccgtgccgaacatttactctcacctcgtcccactgacccacactcagcccataaacctccattctttcctgtccatatacctatccaattttactttaaatgacaatgccgaatctgcctctaccacttct contains these protein-coding regions:
- the LOC132404230 gene encoding extracellular calcium-sensing receptor-like yields the protein MIFTIEEINRDESLLPNITLGYRIYDDCGSPKIATKVALALVNGQEETYVDKVCEGPLRISGIVGGAESSVSIAVARTTGSFRIPLVSYFSTCACLNDKNEYPTFQRTIPSDEHQSKALVHLIQKFGWTWIGTVSSNDDYGNSGMRAFVKAAEEFGLCIAFSESFHRTDSPEKITRVVQVMKEATTKVVVAFAGPGEMRILFAEVLRQNLSGVQWVGSEAWITADFVVVDSGRSFLTGAIGTAVRAQEIPGVQDFLLTIHPSRFPGNPLLVEFWETTFGCTPSFDNGTNEIGSNGRLPKCSGNESLLQINNSYTDLTMDGNSYIVYKAVYAFAHALHDMLSCESGKGPFPNKTCARLSTFKPWQLLHYMKSIYFTTKVGEKVHFDEKGNPTAAYDIVNWKINANGSLEVQTVGYYNGSGRPGKELMLNLHQIVWSGGKRQIPRAVCSESCSPGTRKIARKGQPICCFDCKSCADGEITNTTDSADCMKCPPLYWSNDRKDQCIPKKIEYLGFTEILGMVLVLLALVGVCMSGLTACLFFKHRDTPLVKANNSELSFLLLFALSCCFLCSITFIGEPSHWSCILRRTAFGVSFVMCISCVLVKTILVLTAFKATHPSSNRMKWFGQRQQRLSVFLLVSVQVLICVLWLIVEPPFPVINTKYYRERVILECDTGSSAAFYSASGYIALLSCICFVLAFLARTLPDNFNEAKCITFSMLIFCAVWVTFIPASVSSPGKYTVAVEVFAILASSFGLLLCIFAPKCFIIAVTPERNTKKHIMGKVDDRKF